A single Nicotiana tabacum cultivar K326 chromosome 5, ASM71507v2, whole genome shotgun sequence DNA region contains:
- the LOC142180846 gene encoding uncharacterized protein LOC142180846 has protein sequence METICIIVAFNGRWTEDYKYLDHQTKLFLAPESIQFEDFVKQIFELIELDREKFEIVIWFDINLGTSKGMLVSKDLDLHTCIKLLKSHSLFKSCRFIVDISERVFASTSNEHANTKTQHDNQERCQQIVEVDMVEAQPLNEEVHQTFDSIQVEGQSIIEIDNEQALGIQVLESAPVIEVVTDKTCTQITKRRSNLKQKESPTTILRENASLDQIKVGSVFDKKKSIINCFSNVAIKGHFEFKVVRSSSIRYSLTCNDDRCRWCVRAFRIKDSTLFKIVKLEKNHDCSVNTRKADQRHATSKLISGYIIDNLRDPRFEVTPAFVMAEMQKLHGLDIGYHKAWRAIQHASALIRGSPEENYELLCSYLYMMTSKNPGTYTNIKIDDNNRFLYMFYAYGSSIAGWNHCRPVIAIDATFLKSKYRGVLMISVSKDANNQIFPLAFGIAESENNNSYEWYFSQLRNAIGSSENLIFLSDRHQAIANGIVKVYPESHHGICIYHLEQNLKRRKVKNEVIKLFQSAARVYKRKEFDIYMSDIAYVDKKTYDYLMEEPPERWARSCSPQRRYDMLTTNIVESMNSVLLEARKLPILRMMDFIQVKLQHWFYERRNKVEGTFYDVYCWVEEELKNRIDLAFTLNVFPVDSWRSRLEEEGITFLVDLNKRTCDCFQFQLDELPCIHAIAAIEKRNIKKSDFCSHWYLKESWLKTYERQIHPAGHTDSWIVPESVKSQIVKPPDFKVPPGRRQKKRHIPATEPSKITFKCGHCRRIGHNRTTCIYSPALHPFSRKYREE, from the exons ATGGAAACAATATGCATAATAGTTGCTTTTAATGGTAGATGGACTGAAGACTATAAATATCTTGATCATCAAACAAAGCTTTTCCTAGCACCTGAGTCAATTCAGTTTGAAGATTTCGTTAAACAGATTTTTGAGCTTATTGAATTGGATAGAGAAAAGTTTGAAATAgtgatatggtttgatatcaacctTGGAACAAGCAAAGGAATGCTTGTATCCAAAGATTTAGATCTTCACACATGTATAAAGTTGCTAAAATCTCATTCACTCTTCAAGAGCTGTCGTTTCATAGTTGATATTTCGGAAAGAGTTTTTGCATCAACAAGCAATGAACATGCCAACACAAAAACTCAACATGACAATCAAGAGCGATGCCAACAGATAGTTGAAGTAGATATGGTTGAAGCTCAACCATTAAATGAAGAGGTGCATCAAACATTTGAttctattcaagtagaaggacaaAGCATTATAGAGATTGACAACGAACAAGCTTTGGGTATTCAAGTCTTAGAGAGTGCACCGGTAATCGAAGTAGTTACTGACAAAACCTGCACTCAAATAACTAAACGAAGatcaaatttgaaacaaaaagaatccccaactacgATATTAAGAGAAAATGCTTCTTTGGATCAAATAAAAGTCGGATCAGTATTTGACAAGAAGAAGAGcataattaattgtttttctaaTGTAGCAATCAAAGGACATTTTGAATTCAAAGTTGTTAGATCAAGCTCAATAAGATATTCGTTGACATGCAATGATGATAGGTGTCGTTGGTGTGTGCGtgctttcagaattaaagacTCAACATTATTCAAGATAGTAAAGCttgagaaaaatcatgactgcTCTGTTAACACTAGGAAAGCAGATCAAAGGCATGCTACTTCAAAGTTGATTAGTGGTTACATTATCGATAATCTTCGGGACCCAAGATTTGAAGTTACACCAGCTTTTGTTATGGCAGAGATGCAAAAATTGCATGGACTAGACATTGGATATCACAAGGCGTGGCGTGCTATTCAACATGCTTCCGCTTTAATAAGAGGAAGTCCCGAAGAAAATTATGAATTATTGTgttcatacttgtatatgatGACAAGTAAAAACCCGGGAACTTATACTAACATAAAGATAGACGACAACAACAG gtttctttatatgttttacGCATATGGATCATCGATAGCTGGTTGGAATCATTGTAGACCAGTGATTGCTATTGATGCGACTTTTTTGAAGTCAAAATATCgtggtgttttaatgatttcagTTTCAAAAGATGCAAATAACCAAATTTTCCCATTAGCCTTTGGAATAGCAGAATCTGAAAATAACAATTCCTATGAGTGGTACTTTAGTCAGCTTCGCAATGCAATTGGGAGCAGTgagaatttgatttttttatcaGACAGACATCAAGCTATTGCAAATGGCATTGTAAAGGTATATCCTGAAAGCCATCATGGGatttgtatctatcatttggagcAGAACCTAAAGCGAAGAAAGGTGAAAAATGAGGTCATAAAACTTTTCCAAAGTGCTGCAAGAGTATACAAGCGTAAAGAATTTGACATATACATGTCAGATATTGCATATGTAGATAAGAAAACTTATGACTACTTGATGGAAGAACCACCGGAAAGATGGGCACGTTCTTGTAGTCCACAACGAAGAtatgacatgctcacaacaaaTATAGTTGAGTCGATGAATTCAGTGCTATTAGAAGCAAGGAAGCTGCCTATACTAAGAATGATGGATTTCATTCAAGTGAAGCTACAACATTGgttttatgaaagaagaaataaagtaGAAGGAACATTTTATGATGTTTATTGTTGGGTAGAGGAGGAATTGAAGAACAGAATAGATTTAGCATTTACTTTGAAC GTCTTCCCTGTTGATTCATGGCGTTCTAGACTTGAAGAAGAAGGAATAACTTTCTTGGTGGacttaaacaaaagaacatgtgattgtTTTCAATTTCAACTTGATGAATTACCATGCATACATGCAATTGCAGCTATCGAGAAGAGAAACATCAAGAAGTCCGACTTTTGTTCGCACTGGTACTTAAAAGAATCTTGGCTGAAAACATATGAAAGACAAATACATCCTGCAGGACATACTGATTCATGGATTGTACCAGAGAGTGTTAAGTCACAAATTGTTAAACCTCCAGATTTTAAAGTGCCACCAGGTAGAAGGCAAAAGAAAAGGCATATTCCTGCTACCGAGccatcaaaaataacattcaaatgTGGTCATTGCAGAAGAATTGGTCATAATAGAACAACTTGTATATATTCTCCGGCACTCCATCCATTTTCAAGAAAGTATAGAGAAGAGTAG